A region from the Drosophila willistoni isolate 14030-0811.24 unplaced genomic scaffold, UCI_dwil_1.1 Seg187, whole genome shotgun sequence genome encodes:
- the LOC124461037 gene encoding uncharacterized protein LOC124461037 encodes MNEIIALVPEFNPSSVKSLDSHQFVKRVETLKNAYNWDDRKVIFAVQQKMQGAARYWVDATDEIFQTWPEFVSKFLYDFPCISNAADVHLKMLKTKRETTESPQDYFYKMLAIGKKAFKINVSPTVIRRSQVNP; translated from the exons ATGAACGAAATTATAGCTCTTGTTCCTGAATTTAATCCATCGTCCGTAAAATCATTGGATTCGCATCAGTTTGTTAAACGTGTGGAAACTCTGAAAAACGCATATAACTGGGACGACAGAAAGGTAATTTTTGCAGTTCAACAAAAGATGCAAGGTGCAGCTCGTTACTGGGTGGATGCAACagatgaaatatttcaaacatGGCCAGAATTTGTTTCGAAATTTCTATACGACTTCCCATGTATCagcaacgcagctgatgttcatTTAAAAATGCTGAAAACCAAACGGGAAACAACGGAATCACCACaagattatttttataaaatgctAGCTATTGGTAAAAAGG CTTTCAAAATAAACGTGAGCCCAACGGTAATACGCAGAAGTCAAGTCAATCCGTAA